A genomic window from Triticum urartu cultivar G1812 chromosome 7, Tu2.1, whole genome shotgun sequence includes:
- the LOC125519915 gene encoding uncharacterized protein LOC125519915, producing MASVKAIGVLCFLVFVALSSYPHRAQADHCFADKSKVMRECWRNIGKNVGEHPLLHGSVCCQVIRAATDIHCVCDKFTTGELARISLAKFAMATHVCGNGLRAHTHCAGYTVPVITLPAPPPPGST from the exons ATGGCCAGTGTTAAGGCAATAGGAGTTTTATGCTTCCTAGTCTTTGTGGCCCTCTCTTCATATCCACACCGTGCACAAGCAGATCACTGCTTCGCGGATAAAAGTAAGGTGATGAGGGAATGCTGGAGGAACATTGGGAAGAATGTTGGCGAGCACCCCCTTCTACACGGGAGCGTCTGTTGCCAGGTGATAAGGGCAGCAACAGACATCCACTGCGTCTGTGATAAATTCACAACTGGTGAACTGGCTAGGATCAGTCTGGCCAAATTTGCCATGGCTACACATGTATGCGGCAATGGGTTGCGTGCACACACTCACTGTGCAG GTTACACAGTTCCTGTTATAACGCTACCTGCACCCCCACCTCCAGGCAGTACCTAG